A single genomic interval of Helianthus annuus cultivar XRQ/B chromosome 13, HanXRQr2.0-SUNRISE, whole genome shotgun sequence harbors:
- the LOC110902796 gene encoding uncharacterized protein LOC110902796 yields the protein MKFCSRNFFITKYTKDHMTMKKMKRTKIVLLMMFSICLQHLHASTSNPKKTIHFVDKREEVVVHKNGVKPVVRHGGVAAAHGGAHGASGSHGGGGGEGGGGGNPGVVIPIYAGASAHRTPTKNHHGPNKGEHNSTGLPQWVSTILALVILLTYCC from the exons ATGAAATTTTGTTCAAGAAACTTCTTTATTACAAAATATACTAAG GATCACATGACTATGAAGAAAATGAAGAGGACAAAGATTGTGTTACTAATGATGTTTTCAATATGTCTTCAACATCTTCATGCATCAACTTCAAATCCTAAGAAAACTATTCATTTTGTTG ACAAAAGGGAAGAGGTTGTGGTGCACAAAAATGGAGTGAAGCCAGTTGTTAGACATGGAGGAGTTGCTGCAGCTCATGGTGGTGCTCATGGTGCTAGCGGCAgtcatggtggtggtggtggtgagggtGGAGGTGGAGGAAACCCGGGAGTTGTGATCCCTATATACGCAGGCGCAAGTGCTCACCGAACACCAACTAAAAACCATCATGGTCCGAACAAGGGCGAGCATAACTCTACTGGTCTTCCCCAATGGGTTTCTACTATATTAGCCTTGGTCATATTATTAACATATTGTTGCTAA
- the LOC110902797 gene encoding uncharacterized protein LOC110902797, whose translation MKMTMMWLLILSSLLCLHLHASSSPKKIIHSIDTREEVVVHKSGVNPVVRHGGGGHGGGVGGHPGVLIPIYAYAGGHKNQHGRNNSENNSTGLPKLISTTLALVLLLTCCF comes from the exons atgaagatgactatgatgTGGTTATTAATATTGTCGTCCTTATTATGTCTTCATCTTCATGCATCTTCAAGTCCAAAGAAAATCATCCATTCTATTG ACACAAGGGAAGAAGTTGTGGTGCATAAAAGTGGAGTAAATCCTGTTGTTAGACATGGCGGTGGTGGTCATGGTGGGGGTGTGGGCGGACACCCAGGAGTTCTGATCCCTATATATGCGTATGCAGGCGGTCACAAAAACCAGCATGGTCGGAACAATAGCGAGAATAACTCCACTGGTCTTCCCAAATTGATTTCTACTACATTGGCTTTGGTCCTTTTATTAACATGTTGCTTCTAA